A DNA window from Bacteroides cellulosilyticus contains the following coding sequences:
- a CDS encoding type I phosphomannose isomerase catalytic subunit, producing the protein MYPLKFEPILKQTLWGGDKIIAFKQLNETLSGVGESWEISAVEDNESVVANGPDKGLTLPEMVGKYRHELVGEVNYSRFGTKFPLLIKFIDARLDLSIQVHPGDELARKRHNSFGKNEMWYVVSADKGAKLISGFSEQITPKEYKERVYNGTFAEVLQTCDVKPGDVFYVPAGRVHGIGAGAFVAEIQQTSDITYRIFDYNRKDKEGKSRELHTTQATEAINFADVQDDFRTEYDHLKNEPVELVASPYFTTSLYDMTEEITCDYSELDSFVIFICVEGACRITDDSQNEIAVRAGETILLPAITQEVTIVPEDGGVKLLETYL; encoded by the coding sequence ATGTATCCTTTGAAATTTGAGCCTATTCTGAAGCAGACGCTTTGGGGAGGCGACAAGATTATTGCTTTTAAGCAATTGAATGAAACGCTATCCGGAGTAGGCGAAAGCTGGGAAATCTCGGCTGTAGAAGACAACGAGTCTGTCGTCGCTAATGGGCCTGACAAAGGCCTTACGCTCCCTGAGATGGTGGGAAAATACCGTCATGAACTTGTCGGTGAAGTGAATTACTCTCGTTTTGGCACAAAGTTTCCCTTGTTGATAAAATTCATTGATGCCAGGTTGGATTTATCCATCCAGGTACATCCGGGAGATGAGTTGGCGAGAAAACGCCACAATTCTTTCGGCAAGAATGAAATGTGGTATGTGGTATCGGCAGATAAGGGGGCAAAACTGATTTCCGGCTTTTCTGAGCAGATAACTCCGAAAGAATACAAGGAAAGAGTTTATAATGGAACCTTTGCTGAAGTGCTGCAAACGTGCGATGTAAAACCGGGGGATGTGTTCTATGTGCCTGCCGGTCGTGTGCATGGTATTGGTGCCGGTGCTTTTGTTGCTGAAATTCAGCAGACTTCGGATATCACTTATCGTATTTTCGATTACAACCGGAAAGACAAAGAAGGCAAATCTCGCGAGTTGCACACTACTCAGGCTACTGAAGCAATTAATTTTGCTGATGTGCAGGATGACTTCCGTACAGAATATGATCATTTGAAGAATGAACCGGTGGAATTGGTTGCCAGTCCTTACTTCACTACTTCTCTCTATGACATGACAGAAGAAATTACATGTGACTATTCTGAATTGGATTCATTTGTGATTTTCATTTGTGTGGAAGGCGCATGCCGTATCACGGACGACAGCCAGAATGAGATTGCTGTGCGTGCAGGTGAAACGATATTGCTGCCTGCGATTACGCAAGAAGTTACGATTGTTCCGGAAGACGGCGGCGTGAAGTTGCTCGAAACATATCTGTAA
- a CDS encoding lipocalin-like domain-containing protein, translating to MEIGKRKIFLIIGLIVLVLAACSNVDGDLDDKWQLRQYQYADGSIERQDSIFYNFQKGSFSAICLLKNGSYQTFFGNYSLKGDKISIILLPQSMEDENYSFYMGWENGERTFTMEDLTSSSLHLEYEGVRYIFRRY from the coding sequence ATGGAGATAGGAAAGAGAAAGATATTTCTGATTATTGGGTTGATAGTGCTTGTGCTGGCAGCTTGTAGTAATGTTGACGGTGATTTGGATGATAAGTGGCAGTTGAGGCAATATCAATATGCTGACGGTTCTATTGAACGGCAAGATAGCATCTTTTATAATTTCCAGAAAGGTAGCTTTTCTGCCATTTGTTTGCTGAAAAATGGTAGCTATCAAACGTTTTTTGGAAATTATTCTTTGAAAGGAGATAAAATTTCTATTATTTTGCTGCCTCAAAGTATGGAAGACGAAAACTATTCATTCTATATGGGGTGGGAAAATGGAGAACGGACATTTACAATGGAAGATTTGACTTCTTCATCCCTTCATCTGGAATATGAGGGAGTTCGTTATATATTCCGCAGATATTAA
- a CDS encoding SPOR domain-containing protein, whose protein sequence is MKKLAFLGMGLCIAFAFSSCKSSESAYKKAYEKAKQQELAEPQVTEPVEVSPVVSAPVEAKVVESVPVATAGVRQEKVEVISGVGGLKDYSVVCGSFSVKANAESLKDFLDKEGYSAVIAFNPDAAMYRVIVSTFTDRASAADARDAFKSKYSNRKDFQSAWLLYRLK, encoded by the coding sequence ATGAAAAAATTAGCATTTTTAGGAATGGGATTGTGCATTGCATTTGCATTCTCTTCTTGTAAATCGAGTGAAAGCGCTTACAAAAAAGCATATGAAAAAGCAAAACAGCAAGAACTGGCAGAACCTCAGGTTACTGAACCGGTAGAAGTTTCTCCGGTAGTGAGTGCTCCGGTTGAAGCAAAGGTTGTGGAAAGTGTGCCTGTTGCAACTGCCGGTGTACGTCAGGAAAAAGTGGAAGTAATTTCTGGCGTGGGCGGTTTGAAAGATTACAGTGTGGTTTGTGGTAGCTTTAGTGTGAAGGCTAATGCCGAAAGCCTGAAAGATTTTCTGGATAAGGAAGGTTATAGCGCTGTGATTGCCTTTAATCCGGATGCAGCAATGTATCGTGTAATTGTGAGCACTTTTACCGACAGAGCTTCTGCAGCTGATGCGCGCGATGCTTTCAAGTCTAAATACTCCAACCGTAAGGATTTCCAGAGTGCCTGGTTGCTGTATCGTCTCAAATAA
- the galK gene encoding galactokinase, which yields MDIEHVRSRFIKHFDGTTGAVYASPGRINLIGEHTDYNGGFVFPGAIDKGMIAEIKPNGTDMVRAYSIDLKDYVEFGLKEEDAPRASWARYIFGVCREMIKRGVDVKGFNTAFSGDVPLGAGMSSSAALESTYAYALNDLFGDNKIDKFELAKVGQATEHNYCGVNCGIMDQFASVFGKKGSLIRLDCRSLEYQYFPFDPKGYRLVLVDSVVKHELASSAYNKRRQSCEAAVAAIQKKHPHVEFLRDCTMEMLQESKAEISEEDFMRAEYVIEEIQRVLDVCDALEKGDYETVGQKMYETHHGMSKLYEVSCEELDFLNDIAFDCGVIGSRVMGGGFGGCTINLVKDELYDTFIQNAKDKFKEKFGRSPKVYDVVISDGARRLV from the coding sequence ATGGATATAGAACACGTAAGAAGCCGTTTCATCAAGCATTTTGACGGAACAACAGGAGCAGTTTACGCTTCTCCGGGACGCATCAACCTCATTGGTGAACATACAGACTATAACGGTGGTTTTGTATTCCCCGGAGCAATCGATAAAGGCATGATTGCTGAAATTAAGCCGAATGGCACTGACATGGTAAGAGCTTATTCTATCGATCTGAAGGATTATGTGGAATTCGGTCTGAAAGAAGAAGATGCTCCCCGTGCAAGCTGGGCAAGATATATCTTCGGTGTATGCCGTGAGATGATTAAGCGTGGCGTTGATGTAAAGGGCTTCAATACAGCTTTCTCCGGTGATGTACCTTTGGGTGCAGGTATGTCTTCATCTGCCGCTTTGGAAAGTACATATGCGTATGCATTAAACGATCTGTTCGGTGACAACAAGATAGACAAGTTTGAACTGGCTAAAGTAGGTCAGGCAACTGAACATAATTATTGCGGTGTAAACTGCGGTATTATGGACCAGTTTGCTTCTGTATTCGGCAAGAAAGGCAGCCTTATCCGTCTGGACTGCCGTTCACTGGAGTATCAATATTTCCCGTTCGATCCGAAAGGCTATCGTCTGGTATTGGTAGACTCTGTAGTTAAGCATGAGTTGGCTTCTTCAGCATACAACAAGCGTCGCCAAAGTTGCGAAGCTGCCGTTGCCGCTATCCAGAAGAAACATCCGCATGTAGAATTCCTGCGCGACTGTACCATGGAGATGCTACAAGAGTCAAAAGCTGAAATCAGCGAGGAAGACTTCATGCGTGCAGAATACGTAATCGAAGAAATCCAGCGCGTACTCGACGTTTGCGATGCTTTGGAAAAAGGTGATTACGAGACTGTAGGCCAGAAGATGTACGAAACACATCATGGTATGAGCAAGCTCTACGAAGTTAGCTGCGAAGAACTCGACTTCCTGAACGATATTGCATTTGATTGCGGCGTAATAGGTTCCCGTGTAATGGGCGGCGGTTTCGGCGGTTGTACTATCAACTTGGTGAAAGATGAGTTGTATGATACATTCATCCAGAATGCCAAGGATAAGTTCAAAGAGAAATTCGGCAGAAGCCCTAAAGTTTATGATGTAGTCATCAGTGACGGTGCTCGCAGATTAGTTTAA
- a CDS encoding MFS transporter has product MTQQKQNGNLVAIITMFFIFAMISFVTNLAAPFGTIWRNEYAGSNTLGMMGNMMNFLAYLFMGIPAGNMLVKIGYKKTALIAMAVGFLGLFTQYLSSLFGANAEVFAFGEYVIKLNFVIYLLGAFICGFCVCMLNTVVNPMLNLLGGGGNKGNQLIQTGGALNSLSGTLTPLFVGALIGTVTSKTAMSDVAPLLFVAMGVFVAAFIIISFVAIPEPHLQKGGVKKEKFSHSPWSFRHTVLGVVGIFIYVGIEIGIPGTLNFYLADASDKGAGIMMNGAAIGGAIAAIYWLLMLVGRTASSAISGKVSSRTQLIVVSATAIVFVLIAIFTPKDVTVSMPGYTVGEGFMMAQVPVSALFLVLCGLCTSVMWGGIFNLAVEGLGKYTAQASGIFMMMVVGGGVLPLIQQSISDSVGYMASYWLIIAALAYLLFYGLVGCKNVNKDIPVED; this is encoded by the coding sequence ATGACACAACAAAAACAGAACGGTAATCTTGTCGCTATTATTACCATGTTCTTCATTTTTGCGATGATTTCCTTCGTTACCAATCTTGCTGCACCATTCGGTACGATTTGGAGAAACGAATATGCGGGTTCGAACACTTTAGGTATGATGGGGAATATGATGAACTTCCTGGCATATCTGTTTATGGGAATTCCTGCCGGTAACATGCTCGTTAAGATCGGTTACAAGAAAACTGCATTGATTGCAATGGCAGTAGGTTTCCTCGGCTTGTTCACACAATACCTTTCCAGTTTATTCGGAGCAAATGCCGAAGTTTTCGCATTCGGCGAATATGTTATCAAATTAAATTTCGTTATCTATCTGCTTGGTGCATTCATCTGCGGTTTCTGTGTTTGTATGCTTAACACAGTGGTGAACCCGATGCTGAACCTCCTTGGTGGTGGTGGTAACAAAGGTAACCAGTTGATTCAAACAGGTGGAGCCCTTAATTCTTTGTCCGGTACATTGACTCCGCTTTTCGTAGGTGCTTTGATTGGTACAGTAACTTCCAAGACAGCTATGTCAGATGTTGCTCCTCTCCTCTTTGTCGCTATGGGTGTATTCGTAGCTGCATTTATTATCATTTCTTTTGTTGCTATTCCTGAACCACACCTTCAGAAAGGTGGAGTGAAGAAAGAAAAATTCTCTCACAGCCCATGGAGCTTTCGTCACACTGTATTAGGTGTAGTTGGTATCTTCATCTATGTAGGTATCGAAATCGGTATCCCGGGTACACTGAACTTCTATCTTGCCGACGCAAGCGATAAGGGTGCCGGAATTATGATGAACGGTGCTGCTATCGGTGGTGCTATTGCTGCTATCTACTGGTTACTGATGCTTGTAGGACGTACTGCAAGTAGCGCTATCAGCGGTAAGGTTTCCAGCCGTACACAGTTAATCGTTGTATCTGCCACTGCTATTGTTTTTGTATTGATTGCTATCTTCACTCCGAAAGATGTAACAGTTTCAATGCCCGGTTACACTGTAGGTGAAGGCTTTATGATGGCACAAGTACCCGTCAGCGCATTGTTCCTCGTACTTTGCGGTCTTTGTACTTCTGTAATGTGGGGTGGTATCTTCAACCTTGCAGTAGAAGGATTAGGAAAATATACAGCACAAGCATCCGGTATCTTCATGATGATGGTTGTTGGTGGTGGTGTATTGCCGTTGATCCAACAAAGCATCTCTGACTCTGTAGGTTATATGGCCAGCTACTGGCTGATTATCGCAGCTCTTGCTTATCTGCTGTTCTACGGCTTGGTAGGTTGCAAAAATGTAAATAAAGATATCCCAGTAGAGGATTAA
- a CDS encoding aldose epimerase family protein codes for MINTVSTESNLSGLNKEDFQKDINNKKTDLFILKNAQGMEVAVTNYGCAILSIMVPDKNGKYANVILGHDSIDHVANSPEPFLNTTIGRYGNRIAKGKFTLYGEEHNLTINNGPNSLHGGPTGFHARVWDAVQPDPTTVVFNYTSADGEEGFPGNLEVEMTYRLEDETNALVIEYRATTDKATVVNLTNHGFFNLAGIANPTPTVLNHTITINADHYTPIDEVSIPTGEILKVEGTPMDFRTPHTIGERIDDKFQQLVNGAGYDHCYVLNKTESGELSLAATYTEPESGRTMEVYTTENGVQLYTGNWLGGFAGAHGATFPARSAVCFEAQCFPDTPNKPHFPSAVLLPGDEYQQVTIYKFGVQE; via the coding sequence ATGATAAACACCGTGTCAACGGAAAGTAACTTGTCGGGTTTGAACAAGGAAGACTTTCAAAAAGATATAAATAACAAGAAGACTGATTTATTTATTCTTAAAAATGCTCAGGGAATGGAAGTTGCAGTAACTAACTATGGATGCGCTATCCTTTCCATTATGGTCCCCGACAAAAACGGGAAGTATGCTAACGTAATTCTGGGACATGACAGTATAGACCATGTAGCCAACAGCCCCGAACCTTTCCTCAACACTACTATCGGACGCTACGGAAACCGTATAGCCAAAGGAAAATTCACTCTTTATGGCGAAGAGCACAATCTGACAATCAACAACGGACCAAATTCTTTGCACGGTGGACCCACAGGTTTCCACGCCAGAGTGTGGGATGCAGTCCAACCGGATCCGACGACTGTTGTATTCAACTATACATCCGCAGATGGCGAAGAGGGCTTTCCTGGTAATCTGGAAGTAGAAATGACCTATCGTCTGGAAGATGAAACCAATGCACTGGTTATTGAATACCGGGCTACCACAGACAAGGCAACTGTTGTCAACCTCACCAACCACGGCTTCTTCAATCTGGCAGGTATTGCCAATCCCACCCCTACGGTTCTGAACCATACCATTACTATCAACGCTGATCATTATACTCCCATTGACGAAGTGTCCATTCCGACAGGAGAAATCCTGAAGGTAGAAGGTACTCCTATGGATTTCCGTACACCGCATACCATCGGTGAACGTATTGATGATAAGTTCCAACAATTGGTGAATGGTGCAGGTTACGATCACTGCTACGTACTGAATAAGACAGAGAGTGGTGAATTAAGCCTTGCCGCTACTTATACGGAACCCGAAAGCGGACGTACAATGGAAGTGTATACCACAGAGAACGGTGTACAACTCTATACAGGGAACTGGCTAGGCGGCTTTGCAGGTGCTCACGGAGCTACTTTCCCGGCACGCAGTGCTGTTTGCTTTGAAGCACAATGTTTCCCCGACACACCTAACAAACCACATTTCCCATCGGCCGTATTGCTCCCGGGCGATGAATACCAACAAGTAACCATTTACAAGTTCGGTGTACAAGAATGA
- a CDS encoding phage holin family protein, with protein sequence MFADDRSIENLQQLFVEFKKYLKLQKEYTKLEITEKLSILLSALVLLSVVIILGMVALFYLSFALAYILDPLVGGLMVSFSIIAGFHLLLVLLVITFRKKLIINPMVNFIAGLFFENDNEK encoded by the coding sequence ATGTTCGCAGACGACAGAAGTATTGAAAATCTCCAGCAATTATTCGTTGAGTTTAAGAAATATCTGAAACTTCAAAAAGAATATACCAAACTGGAAATAACCGAAAAACTCTCAATCCTGCTTTCCGCCTTGGTACTACTATCGGTGGTTATCATTCTTGGCATGGTGGCACTGTTTTATTTGTCATTTGCATTAGCTTATATATTAGACCCGCTTGTAGGCGGACTTATGGTAAGCTTCAGCATCATCGCCGGCTTCCACCTTCTACTCGTTTTATTAGTAATCACTTTCCGCAAGAAACTCATCATCAATCCAATGGTGAACTTCATTGCCGGACTGTTCTTTGAGAATGATAATGAAAAATGA
- a CDS encoding YtxH domain-containing protein, whose protein sequence is MKGLNVLVAFLGGAAVGAAVGILFAPEKGEDTRHKIAEILRKKGIRLNRSEMENLVDEIAAEIKGEGAE, encoded by the coding sequence ATGAAAGGATTAAATGTACTTGTAGCTTTTCTGGGCGGTGCAGCAGTAGGCGCAGCCGTTGGTATTTTATTTGCTCCCGAAAAAGGAGAAGACACCCGCCATAAGATTGCGGAAATTCTCCGCAAAAAGGGAATTCGTCTGAACCGTAGCGAGATGGAAAATCTGGTAGACGAAATTGCGGCAGAAATTAAAGGCGAAGGAGCCGAATAA